The proteins below come from a single Nocardioides eburneiflavus genomic window:
- a CDS encoding undecaprenyl-diphosphate phosphatase encodes MDLLKAVVLGVIQGLTEFLPISSSAHLRIFPELVGWGDPGAAFTAVIQIGTELAVLIYFRKDIWRIGSAWVRSLFQAEYRGTLDSRMGWFIIVGSLPIVVLGVLLKDIIEEDFRNLWIIGTTLIVLGVVLGIADRVGRTDRPLDKITLKDALLMGAAQALALIPGVSRSGATISMGRFLGFEREAATRFAFLLAIPAVVGAGLFELKEIPHGHNDFGWGPTIIATVVSFVVGYAAIAWLLRYVSTRSYTPFVVYRILLGAGTLILLGAGVLTA; translated from the coding sequence ATCGATCTCCTCAAAGCCGTGGTCCTCGGAGTGATCCAGGGGCTGACCGAGTTCCTGCCGATCTCGAGCAGCGCGCACCTGCGGATCTTCCCCGAGCTCGTCGGCTGGGGCGACCCGGGCGCGGCGTTCACCGCCGTCATCCAGATCGGCACCGAGCTCGCCGTGCTGATCTACTTCCGCAAGGACATCTGGCGCATCGGCAGCGCCTGGGTGCGCTCGCTGTTCCAGGCGGAGTACCGCGGCACGCTCGACTCGCGGATGGGCTGGTTCATCATCGTCGGCTCGCTGCCGATCGTGGTGCTCGGCGTGCTGCTCAAGGACATCATCGAGGAGGACTTCCGCAACCTCTGGATCATCGGCACCACGCTCATCGTCCTGGGCGTCGTGCTCGGCATCGCCGACCGCGTCGGGCGTACGGACCGCCCGCTGGACAAGATCACGTTGAAGGATGCCCTGCTGATGGGCGCCGCGCAGGCCCTCGCGCTCATCCCCGGCGTCTCCCGCTCGGGTGCGACGATCTCGATGGGCCGCTTCCTCGGCTTCGAGCGCGAGGCGGCCACCCGGTTCGCCTTCCTGCTCGCGATCCCCGCGGTCGTCGGGGCGGGCCTGTTCGAGCTGAAGGAGATCCCCCACGGCCACAACGACTTCGGATGGGGCCCGACGATCATCGCGACCGTGGTCTCGTTCGTCGTCGGGTACGCCGCGATCGCGTGGCTGCTGCGCTACGTCAGCACCCGGTCCTACACGCCGTTCGTCGTCTACCGGATCCTGCTCGGCGCGGGCACGCTCATCCTGCTCGGCGCAGGCGTGCTGACCGCCTGA
- a CDS encoding DUF5703 family protein — protein MARIQRRPPARGVEWEFETLVLPKEFSRNVVTRVLVERAEHGGWELDRLRIGNDGKRRVVLRRKIIRQRLTLFAG, from the coding sequence TTGGCCAGGATCCAGCGACGCCCACCGGCCCGCGGGGTGGAGTGGGAGTTCGAGACGCTCGTGCTCCCGAAGGAGTTCTCCCGCAACGTCGTCACCCGGGTGCTCGTCGAGCGCGCCGAGCACGGTGGCTGGGAGCTCGACCGGTTGCGCATCGGCAACGACGGCAAGCGGCGCGTGGTGCTGCGGCGCAAGATCATCCGCCAGCGGCTCACCCTCTTCGCCGGCTGA
- the mshC gene encoding cysteine--1-D-myo-inosityl 2-amino-2-deoxy-alpha-D-glucopyranoside ligase, which yields MRSWSSPDVPRLPVRGPVVRVHDTASNSLVETRPEGPARLYVCGITPYDATHMGHAATYVGFDLLHRAWRNAGHEVTYVQNVTDVDDPLLERADKVKVDWTELAERETQLFRDDMEALRVLPPAHYVGAVESIPQVVELIRVLEEAGAVYRVQDDLYFSVTADDAFGSVSGLDRAQMLEIFPERGGDPDREGKKDPLDCLLWRAERPGEPAWDSPWGPGRPGWHIECTAIALDHLGTAFDVQGGGSDLVFPHHEMSAGEAQVAHPGHRFARAYAHAGMVAYDGEKMSKSRGNLVFVSALRMSEVDPMAIRLVLLRHHYRSDWEWTDDQLWDAVDTLADWRRALALGYGAASAPVVERVLAALADDLDAPTAVLAVQEWVEATLGTTGLADTSDHEAAATIHRLLDAALGLSL from the coding sequence ATGCGTTCCTGGTCGTCGCCCGACGTTCCCCGGCTGCCCGTGAGGGGCCCTGTCGTGCGGGTGCACGACACCGCGAGCAACAGCCTCGTCGAGACCCGGCCCGAGGGTCCGGCCCGGCTCTACGTCTGCGGCATCACCCCGTACGACGCCACCCACATGGGCCATGCGGCGACGTACGTCGGGTTCGACCTGCTCCACCGGGCCTGGCGCAACGCCGGCCACGAGGTGACCTACGTCCAGAACGTCACCGACGTCGACGACCCGCTGCTCGAGCGGGCCGACAAGGTGAAGGTCGACTGGACCGAGCTCGCCGAGCGCGAGACCCAGCTGTTCCGCGACGACATGGAGGCGCTGCGCGTCCTGCCGCCCGCGCACTACGTCGGCGCCGTCGAGTCGATCCCTCAGGTCGTCGAGCTGATCCGGGTCCTCGAGGAGGCCGGCGCGGTCTACCGCGTCCAGGACGACCTCTACTTCTCCGTCACCGCCGACGACGCCTTCGGCTCGGTGTCCGGCCTCGATCGCGCGCAGATGCTCGAGATCTTCCCCGAGCGTGGCGGCGACCCGGACCGCGAGGGCAAGAAGGACCCGCTCGACTGCCTGCTCTGGCGTGCCGAGCGGCCCGGCGAACCCGCGTGGGACAGCCCGTGGGGCCCCGGCCGGCCCGGCTGGCACATCGAGTGCACCGCGATCGCGCTCGACCACCTCGGCACCGCCTTCGACGTGCAGGGCGGCGGCAGCGACCTGGTCTTCCCTCACCACGAGATGTCGGCCGGCGAGGCGCAGGTCGCGCACCCGGGCCATCGGTTCGCCCGGGCCTACGCGCACGCCGGCATGGTCGCCTACGACGGTGAGAAGATGTCGAAGTCCAGGGGCAACCTGGTCTTCGTCTCCGCGCTGCGGATGAGCGAGGTCGACCCGATGGCGATCCGTCTCGTGCTGCTGCGTCACCACTACCGCAGCGACTGGGAGTGGACCGACGACCAGCTCTGGGACGCGGTCGACACCCTGGCCGACTGGCGCCGCGCCCTGGCGCTGGGCTACGGCGCAGCCTCGGCGCCTGTCGTGGAGCGGGTGCTGGCCGCGCTGGCCGACGACCTCGACGCCCCGACCGCGGTCCTGGCCGTGCAGGAGTGGGTCGAGGCCACCCTCGGCACCACCGGCCTGGCCGACACCTCGGACCACGAGGCGGCGGCGACGATCCACCGGCTGCTCGACGCCGCCCTCGGCCTGTCGCTCTGA
- a CDS encoding PAC2 family protein: MIEFDDVQDLVSPVVIAAFEGWNDAADAASGLVDHLIEQWKAEVIGAIDPEEFYDFQVNRPVIGTDHHGHRRLTWPTTRIAVARPAELDRDVILVRGIEPNMKWRQFCAELLAACDDLGAELVVTLGALLADTPHTRPIPVTGTASEPELVDRLDLEQSTYEGPTGIVGVFNDACTQLDIPAVSYWAAVPHYVAQPPCPKATLALLGHLEELLQAPMPIGELAEDAKAWERGVDELAAEDEDVADYVRALEETRDTADLPEASGEAIAREFERYLKRRDTD, translated from the coding sequence GTGATCGAGTTCGACGACGTGCAGGACCTGGTCTCCCCCGTGGTGATCGCGGCCTTCGAGGGGTGGAACGACGCGGCCGATGCCGCCTCGGGGCTGGTCGACCACCTGATCGAGCAGTGGAAGGCGGAGGTGATCGGCGCGATCGACCCCGAGGAGTTCTACGACTTCCAGGTCAACCGCCCGGTGATCGGCACCGACCACCACGGCCACCGTCGGCTCACCTGGCCCACCACGCGCATCGCCGTCGCCCGGCCGGCGGAGCTCGACCGCGACGTCATCCTCGTGCGCGGCATCGAGCCCAACATGAAGTGGCGCCAGTTCTGCGCCGAGCTCCTCGCTGCGTGCGACGACCTCGGCGCCGAGCTCGTCGTCACCCTGGGCGCCCTGCTCGCCGACACCCCGCACACCCGGCCGATCCCCGTCACCGGCACCGCCAGCGAGCCCGAGCTGGTCGACCGGCTCGATCTCGAGCAGTCGACCTACGAGGGACCGACGGGGATCGTGGGCGTCTTCAACGACGCGTGCACGCAGCTCGACATCCCGGCGGTCTCCTACTGGGCGGCCGTCCCCCACTACGTCGCGCAGCCGCCGTGCCCCAAGGCCACCCTCGCGCTCCTCGGACACCTCGAGGAGCTGCTGCAGGCACCGATGCCGATCGGCGAGCTCGCCGAGGACGCCAAGGCCTGGGAGCGGGGCGTCGACGAGCTCGCCGCCGAGGACGAGGACGTCGCCGACTACGTCCGTGCGCTCGAGGAGACGCGCGACACCGCCGACCTCCCCGAGGCCAGCGGCGAGGCCATCGCGCGGGAGTTCGAGCGCTACCTCAAGCGGCGCGACACCGACTGA
- a CDS encoding MmcQ/YjbR family DNA-binding protein: MSRRATVDDIHATARAMPHVTVERPEKNPVYQVGGKSFVFFRTPRPDAVDPDTGERYDDVVVIWVASEGDKQALLQDDRLPFFTTSHFDGHPSVLLRASRVGEMERDELVEVVEEAWLARASERRGRTWLASRGLEP; this comes from the coding sequence GTGAGTCGTCGGGCGACGGTCGACGACATCCACGCGACGGCGCGGGCGATGCCGCACGTGACCGTCGAGCGCCCGGAGAAGAACCCCGTCTACCAGGTCGGCGGGAAGTCGTTCGTCTTCTTCCGTACTCCGCGCCCCGACGCGGTCGACCCGGACACCGGGGAGCGCTACGACGACGTCGTCGTGATCTGGGTGGCCTCCGAGGGCGACAAGCAAGCGCTCCTGCAGGACGACCGGCTCCCGTTCTTCACCACCTCCCACTTCGACGGTCACCCGTCGGTGTTGCTGCGGGCCTCGCGCGTGGGCGAGATGGAGCGGGACGAGCTCGTGGAGGTCGTCGAGGAGGCGTGGCTCGCCCGCGCGTCGGAGCGCCGCGGTCGGACCTGGCTCGCCTCGCGAGGGCTCGAGCCGTAG
- a CDS encoding aldo/keto reductase: MQQRSLGATGLKVSRLGLGTMTWGRDTDEHEARDQLIAFAESGGTLVDTAAGYGDGASEELIGTLVGDVVARDEIVLATKAGISRRTGERVTNTSRGNLLTTLDASLKRLRVDHVDLWQVHVWTDEAPVEETLSALDLAVTSGRASYVGISNYTGWQTAQAATWQRAVPGRVPLASTQVEYSLLNRQVEHEVVPAAQALGLGVLPWSPLGRGVLTGKYRTGTPSDSRAATEHFARFVGAYLDERGRGIVEAVARAADGLGWSPLEVSLVWVRDRLGVSAPIVGARTAAQLDGALGIEDLTLPPEIVAALDDVSAD; this comes from the coding sequence ATGCAGCAGCGTTCGCTCGGCGCGACCGGCCTCAAGGTGTCCCGGCTCGGTCTCGGCACCATGACCTGGGGTCGCGACACCGACGAGCACGAGGCACGCGACCAGCTGATCGCCTTCGCCGAGTCTGGCGGCACGCTGGTCGACACGGCCGCCGGCTACGGGGACGGCGCCAGCGAGGAGCTGATCGGGACGCTCGTCGGCGACGTCGTCGCCCGCGACGAGATCGTCCTCGCGACCAAGGCCGGCATCTCGCGGCGTACGGGCGAGCGGGTCACCAACACCTCGCGCGGCAACCTCCTGACCACCCTCGACGCCTCGCTGAAGCGGCTCCGCGTCGACCACGTCGACCTGTGGCAGGTCCACGTGTGGACCGACGAGGCGCCGGTCGAGGAGACGCTCAGCGCCCTCGACCTCGCCGTGACCTCCGGACGCGCGTCCTACGTCGGTATCTCCAACTACACCGGCTGGCAGACCGCCCAGGCGGCCACCTGGCAGCGCGCGGTCCCCGGCCGCGTGCCGCTGGCCTCGACCCAGGTCGAGTACTCGCTGCTCAACCGCCAGGTCGAGCACGAGGTGGTGCCGGCCGCCCAGGCGCTCGGTCTCGGTGTCCTGCCCTGGTCGCCACTGGGCCGCGGCGTCCTCACGGGCAAGTACCGCACCGGCACGCCGTCGGACTCCCGTGCCGCCACCGAGCACTTCGCGCGGTTCGTGGGGGCCTACCTCGACGAGCGCGGCCGTGGGATCGTCGAGGCCGTGGCGCGCGCCGCCGACGGGCTCGGGTGGTCGCCGCTGGAGGTCTCGCTGGTGTGGGTGCGCGACCGGCTCGGGGTCAGCGCGCCGATCGTCGGAGCCCGTACGGCCGCGCAGCTCGACGGGGCGCTCGGGATCGAGGACCTCACCCTGCCCCCGGAGATCGTCGCGGCCCTCGACGACGTGTCCGCCGACTGA
- a CDS encoding SCO1664 family protein gives MTPDPAARPTTPFPADFPVGELTLHGRVLPASNATFVGELAGVRVVYKPVAGERPLWDFPDGTLAAREVGAYAVSEALGWDIVPPTVLGDGPHGPGMVQLWRDEVEDAAPVDIVAEGQVPDGFRHVFDGLDAHDREVSLVHEDSAALRRMALFDVVVNNADRKGGHVLPMPDGHRHGVDHGLTFHVEHKLRTVLWGFVGEPISPEELAGLRRLATALDGELGATLPTLLTGAEVAATERRLTRLLARGEFPAPATSSYPVIPWPPF, from the coding sequence GTGACCCCTGATCCTGCCGCCCGGCCCACCACCCCGTTCCCTGCGGACTTCCCGGTCGGGGAGCTGACCCTCCACGGGCGCGTCCTCCCCGCCTCCAACGCGACCTTCGTCGGTGAGCTCGCCGGCGTGCGGGTGGTCTACAAGCCGGTCGCAGGGGAGCGGCCGCTGTGGGACTTCCCTGACGGCACGCTGGCCGCACGCGAGGTGGGCGCGTACGCCGTCTCCGAGGCGCTCGGCTGGGACATCGTCCCGCCGACGGTCCTCGGCGACGGGCCCCACGGCCCCGGGATGGTGCAGCTGTGGCGGGACGAGGTCGAGGACGCCGCGCCCGTCGACATCGTCGCCGAGGGGCAGGTGCCGGACGGCTTCCGGCACGTCTTCGACGGCCTCGACGCCCACGATCGGGAGGTCTCGCTCGTCCACGAGGACAGTGCGGCGCTGCGACGGATGGCCCTGTTCGACGTGGTGGTCAACAACGCCGACCGCAAGGGCGGCCACGTCCTGCCGATGCCCGACGGGCACCGGCACGGGGTGGACCACGGCCTGACCTTCCACGTCGAGCACAAGCTGCGCACCGTGCTGTGGGGCTTCGTCGGCGAGCCGATCTCGCCCGAGGAGCTCGCCGGGTTGCGCCGGCTGGCGACGGCGCTCGACGGAGAGCTGGGCGCGACGCTGCCCACGCTGCTGACCGGGGCAGAGGTGGCCGCCACCGAGCGACGGCTCACGCGGCTGCTCGCCCGCGGGGAGTTCCCCGCGCCCGCCACGTCCTCGTACCCCGTGATCCCGTGGCCCCCCTTCTGA
- a CDS encoding DUF3090 domain-containing protein, with the protein MPVVHRFDPPERFVAGTVGEPGQRTFFLQAREGTRLVSVSLEKQQVQALAERIDELLDELMRAAGDEVLIPAIAPRDLADAQPLEQPIEEEFRAGTMTLSWDGADERVVIEVFPFTEAAVVSPEQLQEDLEDLLEPEPEEIFLVRITAASARSFVERAMSVIGAGRPDCPFCGEPVDPDGHLCVRANGFRRRDP; encoded by the coding sequence ATGCCAGTCGTGCACCGCTTCGACCCACCCGAGCGCTTCGTCGCCGGCACCGTTGGCGAGCCCGGCCAGCGCACGTTCTTCCTCCAGGCCCGCGAGGGCACCCGCCTCGTCAGCGTCTCCCTGGAGAAGCAACAGGTCCAGGCGCTGGCCGAGCGGATCGACGAGCTCCTCGACGAGCTGATGCGCGCCGCCGGCGACGAGGTGCTGATCCCGGCCATCGCCCCGCGCGACCTCGCCGACGCCCAGCCGCTCGAGCAGCCCATCGAGGAGGAGTTCCGCGCCGGCACCATGACCCTGTCGTGGGACGGCGCCGACGAGCGGGTGGTGATCGAGGTCTTCCCGTTCACCGAGGCCGCCGTGGTCTCGCCCGAGCAGCTGCAGGAGGACCTCGAGGACCTCCTCGAGCCGGAGCCCGAGGAGATCTTCCTCGTCCGCATCACCGCGGCCTCGGCCCGCTCGTTCGTGGAGCGGGCGATGTCGGTCATCGGTGCGGGTCGTCCCGACTGCCCGTTCTGCGGTGAGCCGGTCGATCCCGACGGGCACCTGTGCGTCCGCGCCAACGGCTTCCGGCGCCGTGACCCCTGA
- a CDS encoding MFS transporter, with translation MTRPVAASPSAWRVVWWFGFVSLAADMVYEGARSVHGPLLAALGASAVVVGLVTGAGEAVALVARLAFGPLADRTGRYWSLTILGYGLTALCVPLLALAPRLGGAGLAFAVTLILLERLGKAIRSPSKSALLAHVASAVGRGRGFGVHKALDQVGAFAGPLLVAGVVAVASMWAGMAVLAVPGAVAMVLLVTLRRRVPDPAAYDGARPAPADPSVPRGGWWAEAVGAGLSGDFFRYAVAASLTTGALVTFGIIGYHLTVEGLLPVAAVPVVYAAAMAVEAVAALVVGAVYDRTGTRVLLVVPVLVALVPALALGPALVAVLAGVGAWGIAQGVQDSTVKAVVADLVEAPRRATAYGVFAGVQGLFAIVGGVTAGWLYERSLPALVVVVALAQVAALVLLAGTLRNGTVRRSARLRRAG, from the coding sequence GTGACCCGACCCGTGGCCGCCTCCCCGTCCGCGTGGCGGGTGGTGTGGTGGTTCGGCTTCGTCAGCCTGGCCGCCGACATGGTCTACGAGGGCGCCCGCTCGGTCCACGGGCCGCTTCTCGCGGCGCTGGGTGCCTCCGCGGTCGTCGTCGGCCTCGTCACCGGCGCGGGCGAGGCCGTCGCGCTGGTGGCGCGGCTCGCGTTCGGCCCGCTCGCCGACCGCACCGGGCGCTACTGGTCGCTCACGATCCTCGGCTACGGCCTCACCGCCCTGTGCGTGCCGCTGCTGGCACTGGCCCCGCGGCTGGGCGGGGCCGGCCTGGCCTTCGCCGTGACGCTGATCCTCCTCGAGCGGCTCGGCAAGGCGATCCGCTCGCCGTCGAAGTCGGCACTCCTGGCGCACGTCGCCTCGGCGGTGGGTCGTGGCCGCGGGTTCGGCGTGCACAAGGCGCTCGACCAGGTCGGCGCCTTCGCCGGACCGCTGCTGGTGGCGGGCGTCGTCGCGGTCGCGTCGATGTGGGCCGGCATGGCCGTGCTCGCCGTCCCCGGGGCCGTCGCCATGGTGCTGCTGGTGACCCTGCGTCGTCGGGTGCCCGACCCGGCCGCGTACGACGGGGCGCGCCCCGCGCCTGCCGATCCGTCGGTGCCGCGCGGCGGCTGGTGGGCCGAGGCCGTCGGTGCCGGCCTGTCGGGCGACTTCTTCCGCTACGCGGTGGCTGCCTCGCTCACCACCGGCGCGCTGGTGACCTTCGGGATCATCGGCTACCACCTGACCGTCGAGGGGTTGCTCCCGGTGGCGGCGGTCCCGGTGGTGTACGCCGCGGCGATGGCCGTCGAGGCGGTCGCCGCGCTGGTCGTGGGTGCTGTCTACGACCGCACCGGCACCCGGGTGCTGCTCGTGGTCCCGGTGCTCGTCGCGCTCGTCCCCGCCCTGGCCCTGGGCCCCGCGCTCGTGGCGGTGCTGGCGGGGGTCGGCGCGTGGGGCATCGCCCAGGGCGTGCAGGACTCCACGGTCAAGGCAGTGGTCGCCGACCTCGTCGAGGCACCCCGGCGCGCCACCGCGTACGGCGTGTTCGCCGGCGTCCAGGGCCTGTTCGCGATCGTCGGCGGGGTCACCGCCGGCTGGCTCTACGAGCGGTCGTTGCCGGCCCTCGTGGTGGTCGTCGCGCTCGCCCAGGTGGCGGCCCTGGTGCTGTTGGCCGGCACGCTTCGAAACGGCACCGTCAGGCGGTCAGCACGCCTGCGCCGAGCAGGATGA
- a CDS encoding histidine phosphatase family protein, translating to MPTVILVRHGRSSANATGVLAGRLPGVHLDDAGVQQAVAVGERLAGVRLAAAVSSPLERCRETAREITSRQAGTLRAGTDKQLSECDYGEWQGRALKELAREKLWKTVQAQPSAATFPGGESMRAMQDRAVAAVRRHDARVAAEHGPDGVWLAVSHGDVIKSILADALGTHLDLFQRIHVDPASVSIVRYTESRPFVIGTNTHAGDLSWLTPPRRKARGRRRTDAEVGGGAGPQTGTP from the coding sequence ATGCCCACCGTGATCCTCGTCCGCCACGGCCGCTCGTCGGCGAACGCCACCGGGGTCCTCGCCGGGCGACTGCCGGGCGTGCACCTCGACGACGCCGGCGTGCAGCAGGCCGTGGCCGTCGGCGAGCGGCTCGCCGGCGTACGCCTCGCGGCGGCGGTCTCGAGCCCGCTCGAGCGGTGCCGGGAGACGGCCCGCGAGATCACCTCCCGACAGGCCGGGACCCTGCGGGCGGGCACCGACAAGCAGCTCTCCGAGTGCGACTACGGCGAGTGGCAGGGCCGCGCGCTCAAGGAGCTCGCCCGCGAGAAGCTCTGGAAGACGGTGCAGGCGCAGCCGTCCGCGGCCACGTTCCCCGGCGGGGAGTCGATGCGCGCGATGCAGGATCGCGCGGTCGCCGCCGTACGCCGCCACGACGCCCGCGTCGCCGCCGAGCACGGCCCCGACGGGGTGTGGCTGGCCGTCAGCCACGGTGACGTCATCAAGTCGATCCTTGCCGACGCGCTCGGCACGCACCTCGACCTCTTCCAGCGCATCCACGTCGACCCGGCATCGGTGTCGATCGTGCGCTACACCGAGTCGCGGCCCTTCGTGATCGGCACCAACACCCACGCCGGCGACCTGTCCTGGCTGACCCCGCCGCGCAGGAAGGCACGCGGTCGGCGGCGTACGGACGCCGAGGTGGGTGGAGGCGCCGGTCCCCAGACAGGCACGCCCTAG
- a CDS encoding DUF427 domain-containing protein, with product MTESVWDYPRPPRVDPSTEHVVVTHRGVVLADTTSSLRVLETSHPPTYYLPRAAFPDGVLRPAEGASWCEWKGRAAYFDVVVGGDVLPAVAWTYPTPSRGFEQLVDHVALYPGRVERCTVDGEVVEPQPGNFYGGWITSRVTGPFKGGPGSSGW from the coding sequence ATGACCGAGTCCGTGTGGGACTACCCCCGACCGCCGCGGGTCGATCCGAGCACCGAGCACGTCGTCGTGACCCACCGGGGCGTGGTGCTCGCCGACACCACGTCCAGCCTGCGGGTGCTGGAGACCAGCCACCCGCCGACCTACTACCTCCCGCGTGCGGCGTTCCCCGACGGCGTGCTGCGCCCGGCGGAGGGTGCGTCGTGGTGCGAGTGGAAGGGACGGGCGGCCTACTTCGACGTCGTGGTGGGCGGCGACGTGCTGCCGGCGGTGGCGTGGACCTACCCGACGCCGTCCAGGGGCTTCGAGCAGCTGGTGGACCACGTCGCGCTCTACCCGGGGCGCGTCGAGCGGTGCACGGTGGACGGCGAGGTCGTCGAGCCGCAGCCGGGCAACTTCTACGGCGGCTGGATCACCTCGCGGGTGACCGGACCGTTCAAGGGCGGCCCCGGCTCGTCCGGCTGGTAG
- the corA gene encoding magnesium/cobalt transporter CorA, with translation MIVDNALYHRGKRVPLGDGDDQSLGSARVPCDPGDFQWIGIHDPSPDELDRIARTFDLHPLAVEDAGDSHQRPKLERYGDTLFLVLKTLWYVDEEDAVETGEINMFVGHDFVVTVRHGQGIDLGASRRDLEHRAKVLEHGPMAVLYAICDRVVDEYERVGEALEEDVDEVEESVFSPARTDDSSRIYVLKREIAEVRRAVMPLREPMRKFAMGVDERITPETATYFRDVADHLQRVSEVIDNLDVLLSTAFDAHLARISVQQNEDMRKISAGAALVVVPTLIAGIYGMNFDHMPELHWAFGYPFALLLMVGVSAGLFAWFKKSGWL, from the coding sequence GTGATCGTCGACAACGCGCTCTACCACCGCGGCAAGCGTGTCCCCCTCGGTGACGGCGACGACCAGAGCCTGGGGTCGGCGCGGGTGCCGTGCGACCCCGGTGACTTCCAGTGGATCGGGATCCACGACCCGAGCCCCGACGAGCTCGACCGGATCGCGCGCACGTTCGACCTGCACCCCCTGGCGGTCGAGGACGCCGGCGACTCCCACCAGCGGCCCAAGCTCGAGCGCTACGGGGACACGCTCTTCCTCGTCCTCAAGACGCTCTGGTACGTCGACGAGGAGGACGCCGTCGAGACCGGCGAGATCAACATGTTCGTCGGCCACGACTTCGTGGTGACGGTGCGGCACGGCCAGGGCATCGACCTCGGCGCCTCGCGGCGCGACCTCGAGCACCGCGCCAAGGTCCTCGAGCACGGCCCGATGGCGGTGCTCTACGCCATCTGCGACCGCGTCGTCGACGAGTACGAGCGGGTCGGCGAGGCGCTCGAGGAGGACGTCGACGAGGTCGAGGAGTCGGTCTTCTCCCCCGCCCGCACCGACGACTCGTCGCGGATCTACGTCCTCAAGCGCGAGATCGCGGAGGTGCGACGGGCGGTGATGCCGCTGCGCGAGCCGATGCGGAAGTTCGCGATGGGCGTCGACGAGCGCATCACGCCCGAGACCGCCACCTACTTCCGCGACGTCGCCGACCACCTCCAGCGGGTCTCGGAGGTCATCGACAACCTCGACGTCCTCCTGTCCACCGCCTTCGACGCGCACCTGGCCCGGATCTCGGTGCAGCAGAACGAGGACATGCGCAAGATCTCCGCCGGTGCGGCGCTGGTGGTCGTGCCGACCCTCATCGCCGGGATCTACGGCATGAACTTCGACCACATGCCCGAGCTGCACTGGGCCTTCGGCTACCCGTTCGCGCTGCTGCTCATGGTCGGGGTCTCGGCCGGGCTGTTCGCCTGGTTCAAGAAGTCCGGGTGGTTGTGA
- the rpe gene encoding ribulose-phosphate 3-epimerase has translation MGIQITPSILNADLSRLADEVARIPSADWVHVDVMDNHFVPNLTLGLPVVEALSKHASQPLDAHLMIEDADRWAPAYAEAGCGSVTFHAEAAKAPVRLAREIRAQGARASMALKPATPIEPYEALLAELDMVLIMTVEPGFGGQKFLDLCLPKLRTARELVRKHGLETWLQVDGGVSLETIERCAEAGADVFVAGSAVYSAEDPDAMVQALKATAEAAAT, from the coding sequence GTGGGCATCCAGATCACGCCGAGCATCCTCAACGCCGACCTGTCGCGCCTCGCCGACGAGGTCGCCCGGATTCCCAGCGCCGACTGGGTGCACGTCGACGTGATGGACAACCACTTCGTCCCCAACCTGACCCTCGGGCTGCCGGTGGTCGAGGCGCTCAGCAAGCACGCCAGCCAGCCCCTCGACGCCCACCTCATGATCGAGGACGCCGACCGGTGGGCACCGGCGTACGCCGAGGCGGGGTGCGGGTCCGTCACCTTCCACGCCGAGGCCGCGAAGGCACCCGTACGCCTCGCCCGGGAGATCCGGGCGCAGGGGGCGCGCGCGTCGATGGCGCTCAAGCCCGCGACGCCGATCGAGCCCTACGAGGCGCTGCTGGCCGAGCTCGACATGGTGCTGATCATGACCGTGGAGCCCGGCTTCGGCGGCCAGAAGTTCCTCGACCTGTGCCTGCCCAAGCTCCGCACCGCGCGCGAGCTGGTGCGCAAGCACGGGCTGGAGACGTGGCTGCAGGTCGACGGCGGCGTCTCGCTGGAGACGATCGAGCGGTGTGCCGAGGCAGGCGCCGACGTCTTCGTGGCCGGCTCGGCGGTGTACTCCGCCGAGGACCCGGACGCCATGGTGCAGGCGCTGAAGGCGACAGCGGAGGCCGCAGCCACGTGA